A single genomic interval of Argopecten irradians isolate NY chromosome 8, Ai_NY, whole genome shotgun sequence harbors:
- the LOC138329072 gene encoding cytochrome P450 3A2-like codes for MCVKTTKVKDITIPVGMCVSVPVYAMQHDPEVWEKPDVFNPERFSPTEKAKYDPMDYMPFGYGPRNCIGMRLALLEAKMALADFVRNFRISVGSKTDIPPKMEDEEILKPKYLWLKLEEIK; via the exons ATGTGCGTTAAGACAACCAAGGTAAAGGACATTACGATTCCAGTCGGAATGTGTGTCTCTGTGCCAGTATACGCAATGCAGCATGATCCAGAAGTTTGGGAAAAGCCTGACGTCTTCAATCCAGAgag GTTCTCGCCTACTGAGAAGGCGAAATATGATCCCATGGATTACATGCCATTTGGATACGGTCCACGGAATTGTATTGGTATGAGGCTGGCTTTACTGGAGGCAAAGATGGCACTAGCTGACTTTGTGCGCAACTTCCGGATAAGTGTTGGCAGTAAAACTGAC ATACCACCAAAAATGGAGGATGAGGAAATCTTGAAACCTAAGTATCTGTGGCTTAAGTTGGAAGAAATAAAATGA